From the genome of Amycolatopsis sp. NBC_01488, one region includes:
- the rpsI gene encoding 30S ribosomal protein S9, which translates to MTSTETETAEVTTEATETGAVATSETPAEITATSESAAAPRPSRAAGGNAQTVGRRKEAVVRVRVVPGTGEFKLNGRTLEEYFPNKVHQQLIREPLVLVEKPDSFDIFANLHGGGVSGQAGALRLAIARALIEVDADDRPALKKAGFLTRDARATERKKYGLKKARKAPQYSKR; encoded by the coding sequence GTGACCAGCACCGAGACCGAGACCGCCGAGGTCACGACCGAGGCGACCGAGACCGGCGCCGTCGCGACCAGCGAGACCCCCGCCGAGATCACGGCCACCAGCGAGTCCGCTGCCGCGCCGCGCCCGTCGCGCGCCGCCGGCGGCAACGCGCAGACCGTCGGCCGCCGCAAGGAGGCCGTCGTCCGCGTGCGGGTCGTCCCCGGCACCGGTGAGTTCAAGCTCAACGGCCGCACCCTCGAGGAGTACTTCCCGAACAAGGTGCACCAGCAGCTCATCCGTGAGCCGCTGGTCCTGGTCGAGAAGCCGGACTCGTTCGACATCTTCGCCAACCTGCACGGTGGCGGCGTTTCGGGTCAGGCGGGCGCGCTGCGCCTGGCGATCGCCCGTGCGCTCATCGAGGTCGACGCCGACGACCGCCCGGCCCTCAAGAAGGCCGGCTTCCTGACCCGTGACGCGCGCGCCACGGAGCGGAAGAAGTACGGCCTCAAGAAGGCCCGCAAGGCCCCGCAGTACAGCAAGCGCTGA
- the rplM gene encoding 50S ribosomal protein L13, with protein MPTYSPKPGDVTRAWHVIDAEDVVLGRLATEVATLLRGKHKPTYAPHVDTGDFVIIVNAEKVALTGNKREQKFAYRHSGYPGGLRKRSFGELLDTKPEHLLEKVVKGMLPKNKLGRAQAKKLKVYAGPQHPHTAQQPQVREITKIAQVAQ; from the coding sequence TTGCCCACGTACAGCCCCAAGCCCGGCGACGTCACTCGTGCCTGGCACGTGATCGACGCCGAGGATGTCGTGCTCGGCCGGCTCGCGACCGAGGTCGCCACGCTGCTGCGCGGCAAGCACAAGCCGACCTACGCCCCGCACGTGGACACCGGTGACTTCGTCATCATCGTCAACGCCGAGAAGGTCGCGCTCACCGGAAACAAGCGCGAGCAGAAGTTCGCGTACCGGCACAGCGGTTACCCGGGCGGCCTGCGGAAGCGCTCGTTCGGCGAGCTGCTCGACACCAAGCCCGAGCACCTTCTCGAGAAGGTCGTCAAGGGCATGCTGCCGAAGAACAAGCTCGGCCGCGCCCAGGCGAAGAAGCTGAAGGTCTACGCCGGCCCGCAGCACCCGCACACCGCGCAGCAGCCGCAGGTGCGCGAGATCACCAAGATCGCGCAGGTCGCGCAGTGA
- a CDS encoding DUF4333 domain-containing protein: MTQPPDPQQQPPWWQPTANPQGAPAGSRPEQQATGPHAGQWQPNAEPASGSYTGQWNPAQQPGASGSFSGPWQPGQPQPGPWQPASQQPGTPSGGRPTQNPQPQQYGGGFQPTQYGGLGAFAPTPEKKPKSKKPVLIAGVAVLVLAVGGGAAWLLGAFRGNTLEQQSLEDGVVKVLNENYGEPDVKNAQCPANEAAENGTTFDCTVKIGGQDKKVTVRVLNDRPEYEVGAPH, translated from the coding sequence ATGACCCAGCCGCCCGACCCGCAGCAGCAGCCGCCGTGGTGGCAGCCGACGGCCAACCCCCAGGGCGCCCCCGCCGGGTCGCGACCGGAGCAGCAGGCGACCGGCCCGCACGCCGGGCAGTGGCAGCCGAACGCGGAACCGGCCAGTGGTTCCTACACCGGCCAGTGGAACCCGGCGCAGCAGCCCGGCGCGAGCGGGTCGTTCTCGGGACCTTGGCAACCGGGACAGCCCCAGCCCGGCCCGTGGCAGCCGGCGTCCCAGCAGCCGGGTACGCCCAGCGGCGGCCGGCCGACGCAGAACCCCCAGCCCCAGCAGTACGGCGGCGGGTTCCAGCCGACGCAGTACGGCGGTCTCGGCGCGTTCGCTCCCACGCCGGAAAAGAAGCCGAAGTCGAAGAAGCCGGTGCTGATCGCCGGAGTCGCGGTCCTCGTGCTCGCCGTCGGCGGCGGTGCCGCGTGGCTGCTGGGCGCGTTCCGCGGGAACACGCTCGAGCAACAGTCCCTTGAGGACGGTGTGGTCAAGGTCCTCAACGAGAACTACGGCGAGCCGGACGTGAAGAACGCGCAGTGCCCGGCGAACGAAGCCGCCGAGAACGGCACGACGTTCGACTGCACGGTGAAGATCGGCGGTCAGGACAAGAAGGTGACCGTGCGGGTGCTCAACGACCGGCCCGAGTACGAGGTCGGCGCACCGCACTGA
- a CDS encoding WXG100 family type VII secretion target, which yields MSDGAGIKVNYATIRAAADDCQQTGGELQQAFDRLKDDLKPLITTWTGSAKEQYDQAQRTWDQKFDDLRQVLAQIAAALPQIADGYQQTDSAVEGLF from the coding sequence ATGTCTGATGGTGCCGGCATCAAGGTCAATTACGCCACCATCCGCGCGGCCGCGGACGACTGCCAGCAGACGGGTGGCGAACTGCAGCAGGCGTTCGACCGCCTCAAGGACGACCTCAAGCCGCTGATCACCACCTGGACCGGTTCCGCCAAGGAGCAGTACGACCAGGCCCAGCGCACCTGGGACCAGAAGTTCGACGACCTGAGGCAGGTTCTGGCGCAGATCGCCGCCGCGCTGCCGCAGATCGCCGACGGTTACCAGCAGACCGACAGCGCCGTCGAAGGCCTGTTCTGA
- a CDS encoding WXG100 family type VII secretion target: MSGGAGFTGTVQQFTEAEGRVTEVRAGMDSNLSTLRDRIEATRSGWQGDAQKAFDHVMARFDDDARQMNQALQKIAELLREAGSKYEKSEQQQQEILGAVNRGFDALG, from the coding sequence ATGTCTGGTGGAGCCGGATTTACAGGGACAGTTCAGCAGTTCACCGAGGCCGAAGGCCGCGTGACCGAGGTCCGCGCCGGCATGGACAGCAACCTCTCCACGCTGCGCGACCGCATCGAGGCCACCCGCTCCGGCTGGCAGGGCGACGCGCAGAAGGCGTTCGACCACGTCATGGCCCGCTTCGACGACGACGCCCGCCAGATGAACCAGGCGCTGCAGAAGATCGCGGAACTGCTCCGCGAGGCGGGCTCGAAGTACGAGAAGTCCGAGCAGCAGCAGCAGGAGATCCTCGGCGCCGTCAACCGCGGCTTCGACGCGCTCGGCTGA